From one Magnolia sinica isolate HGM2019 chromosome 18, MsV1, whole genome shotgun sequence genomic stretch:
- the LOC131232561 gene encoding receptor-like protein 56: MAAPNLDNFLVLFVCVSWWFFGCEACLEKERVALLQIKDSINHPNGSALSGWAGDDCCRWESIECNPSTSNVVQINIFDTRDEGLGTWYPNVSLFMQFEELKQVRLCGNQIGGRNLLQAFCELKQLEHLDLSTNSIEGSIPPCLGNMNSLRSLLLSQNQFRGRIPSIFRNLTAIEEIDISYNNFVGVLPFSLFANLSNLSFLSISNNNQLTVDTEFPMWVPSFQLHSLYLSNCNLNKGSGGGIPTFLSTQHSLITLDLSHNSLVGMLPSWLFYNATSYLRLRDNKLSGPFPWPNQNTTSNLIELDMSVNHVYGPLPDNIGTLFPRIRRFNVSTNALHGTIPSSFADRTDLELLNMSDNKLSGEIPHGLMKNGTSLIYLNLSNNTLKGEMIQRDSNMMNLRFLRLHSNNFTGTVSSSLSNSPKLLLLDIRNNRLSGDISNWLPILPSLGALLLSQNHFQGQVPRQLCQMQNLQFLDLSDNRLSGDIPTCFKNITFWTNEPKTSNYDRGTGFQQSDRLTVDFTTKGRLYTYEGVPRSLMIGIDLSSNQLMGSIPPEIGDLRVIRSLNLSNNLLTNPIPITFRNLDNLESLDLSHNKLSGGIPPEIIRLNFLSTFSVAFNNLSGEIPSGLQFHTFDESSYVGNPGLCGKPLERNCSSNIPTGKEEEEEEEEEESRFVDGHFFFYLFVACSYAVGFWGFIAFLLCNESWRQTFFRTISRYIVYCSE; the protein is encoded by the exons ATGGCTGCACCTAACTTAGATAATTTTCTAGTGTTGTTTGTGTGTGTTAGCTGGTGGTTTTTTGGATGTGAAGCATGTTTGGAAAAAGAAAGGGTAGCTCTCCTTCAAATCAAAGATTCTATAAACCATCCAAACGGCTCCGCTCTTTCAGGTTGGGCCGGAGACGATTGTTGCCGATGGGAATCGATTGAATGCAATCCCTCCACATCAAATGTCGTCCAAATCAATATTTTTGATACAAGGGATGAGGGATTGGGTACTTGGTATCCCAACGTTTCATTGTTTATGCAATTCGAGGAATTGAAACAAGTCCGTTTGTGTGGGAACCAGATCGGCGGACGGAATTTACTTCAAG CATTCTGTGAATTGAAGCAGTTGGAGCATTTGGATCTCTCCACCAACTCCATCGAAGGCAGTATTCCTCCCTGCTTGGGTAACATGAATTCCCTAAGAAGTCTCCTTCTGTCTCAAAACCAATTCCGAGGGAGAATTCCTTCCATTTTCAGGAACCTGACCGCAATCGAGGAGATTGATATCTCATATAACAATTTTGTTGGGGTGCTTCCATTTTCCTTGTTTGCCAACCTCTCCAATCTCAGCTTCCTCAGCATTTCCAACAATAACCAATTAACGGTTGATACCGAGTTcccaatgtgggtcccatctttcCAACTCCATAGCCTGTACTTGTCAAATTGCAACCTCAACAAAGGTAGCGGCGGCGGAATCCCAACCTTTCTCTCTACCCAACACTCCTTAATAACCTTGGATTTATCCCACAACTCACTTGTTGGGATGCTTCCATCCTGGCTATTCTACAATGCTACTTCATACCTGCGTCTAAGGGACAACAAGTTAAGTGGTCCATTTCCATGGCCAAACCAGAACACAACTTCAAACCTCATAGAACTCGATATGTcagtcaatcatgtctatggacCACTTCCTGATAACATCGGCACCCTTTTTCCTAGAATACGCCGTTTCAATGTTTCTACCAATGCTTTGCATGGCACCATCCCCTCATCCTTTGCCGACAGAACTGATTTGGAATTACTGAACATGTCCGACAATAAGTTATCAGGAGAAATACCACATGGCTTGATGAAAAATGGCACTTCATTGATATACTTGAATCTGTCAAACAACACCTTAAAAGGGGAGATGATCCAAAGAGATTCCAATATGATGAATTTGAGATTCTTGCGACTTCATAGTAATAACTTCACAGGAACAGTCTCATCGAGCCTATCCAACAGTCCCAAATTACTACTATTGGACATTAGAAATAACCGCTTGTCAGGTGATATTTCAAACTGGTTGCCTATTCTTCCGAGCTTGGGCGCACTCCTCTTAAGCCAAAATCATTTCCAAGGCCAGGTACCAAGGCAATTGTGTCAAATGCAAAATCTCCAGTTCTTGGATCTCTCTGATAACAGACTATCAGGAGACATTCCCACTTGCTTCAAGAATATCACATTTTGGACGAATGAACCAAAAACTTCAAACTATGACAGAGGTACGGGTTTTCAACAATCCGACAGGCTTACGGTCGATTTCACCACAAAAGGTAGATTGTACACTTACGAAGGTGTGCCCCGCTCATTGATGATTGGAATCGATTTGTCATCAAACCAATTAATGGGTAGCATTCCACCTGAAATAGGAGACTTGAGAGTAATACGATCACTCAACTTGTCTAATAACCTTCTAACGAACCCAATTCCGATAACGTTTCGAAACTTGGACAATTTGGAGAGTTTAGATCTTTCACATAACAAGCTGAGTGGGGGAATTCCTCCCGAGATCATTCGATTAAACTTTCTTTCTACTTTCAGTGTCGCATTCAATAATTTATCAGGAGAAATCCCATCAGGTCTTCAATTTCACACATTTGATGAAAGTAGCTATGTGGGCAATCCAGGTCTATGTGGGAAACCACTTGAAAGAAATTGCTCATCAAACATTCCAacagggaaagaagaagaagaagaagaagaagaagaagaatctagATTTGTCGATGgtcatttctttttctatttgtttGTGGCTTGTTCATATGCTGTTGGATTTTGGGGTTTTATCGCCTTTCTTCTATGTAATGAGTCTTGGAGGCAAACATTTTTCAGGACCATCAGTCGCTATATTGTGTACTGCTCTGAATAG